A window of the Lagopus muta isolate bLagMut1 chromosome 1, bLagMut1 primary, whole genome shotgun sequence genome harbors these coding sequences:
- the LOC125698164 gene encoding uncharacterized protein LOC125698164: MPRGRRRSRRRRRAGTAAPLTLGTALAGRREEGRSRSPRDRSAVAETRWVLGAVAPGSRLGLPGLEALAAAAGPRGGSPPWAAPALLQVPAAAQPAPRRDGSDLPACAPAALAVLRLQPGAEGAARAAAAAAAAGAAPRLRTVYVNPRWLERQAALGAAAAAASPCAEAAAAAAVANSAAGDPAASAAVSASAAAAGQGEAAAAAAPAAAPAPAPPTAEAAATPYVGLRRPLGYQLAKATKERIWRGEFIDLFSLLHTELTPEHGPHPGDTLDQWVSAFLVYASVVCEKHPARCGAMFKYLDTIRKLHATYGGTSWMNYDEDFRRRAAKDPNLPWGDVDLDLWMKWMAPLKSLLSRHNRFESEPQTAPPAQPPPSSSSSSQSPKKEEKSQTP; this comes from the exons ATGCCACGTGGGAGGCGGCGGAGCCGCCGTCGGCGCCGGGCCGGAACCGCGGCCCCCCTGACGTTGGGGACGGCGCTCGCCGGGCGTCGGGAGGAGGGGAGGTCTCGGAGCCCCCGGGACCGCAGCGCGGTGGCCGAGACCCGATGGGTGCTCGGCGCCGTGGCGCCCGGCTCGCGGCTCGGCCTCCCGGGCCTAGAGGCgctggcggcggcggccgggccTAGGGGCGGCTCCCCGCCCTGGGCGGCGCCCGCGCTGCTCCAGGTGCCGGCGGCGGCCCAGCCGGCCCCGCGGCGGGACGGCAGCGACCTGCCCGCCTGCGCGCCCGCCGCCCTGGCCGTGCTGCGCCTGCAGCCGGGCGCCGAGGGAGCGGCGCgggctgcggcggcggcggcggcggccggggccgcgccgcgcctGCGGACCGTCTACGTGAACCCGCGCTGGTTGGAGCGGCAGGCCGCGCtgggggcggcggcggcagcggccaGCCCCTGCgccgaggcggcggcggcggcggcggtggcgaACAGCGCGGCCGGGGACCCGGCGGCGTCGGCGGCGGTGTCGGCGTCGGCCGCGGCGGCGGGGCAGGGagaggcggcggcggcagcggcgccAGCTGCGGCGCCCGCGCCCGCGCCCCCCACGGCGGAAGCGGCGGCCACCCCCTACGTGGGGCTGCGGCGGCCCTTGGGCTACCAGCTGGCCAAGGCCACCAAGGAGCGCATCTGGCGGGGGGAGTTCATTGACCTCTTTTCCTTGCTCCACACAGAGCTGACCCCCGAGCACGGCCCGCACCCGGGGGACACGCTGGACCAGTGGGTGTCGGCCTTTCTGGTGTACGCCAGCGTGGTGTGCGAGAAGCACCCGGCGCGCTGCGGGGCCATGTTCAAGTACCTGGACACCATCCGTAAGCTGCACGCCACCTACGGGGGCACCTCGTGGATGAACTACGACGAGGACTTCCGGCGGCGGGCGGCCAAGGACCCCAACCTGCCGTGGGGCGACGTCGACTTGGACCTGTGGATGAAGTGGATGGCCCCGCTCAAGTCGCTCCTCAGCAGGCACAATCGTTTCGAGAGCGAGCCGCAGACCGCGCCACCGGCACAGCCACCGCCTTCATCATCGTCCTCATCCCAGAGCCCcaagaaggaggagaagagccAG actCCGTGA